A stretch of the Bacillus anthracis str. Vollum genome encodes the following:
- the atoD gene encoding acetate CoA-transferase subunit alpha: MTTITNTFDKLKEIEEVISLFHDDMTLMFGGFGGIGSPPSLIQAILEKGVTNLNLIGNDTGFPDVGIGRLVTNERVKSLITSHIGSNPNAGRQLNEGRLQIEFSPQGTLAERIRAGGVGLGGVLVDVGVDTIVEEGKRTVEMNGKTYLVETALTAEVAIVYAKKADPFGNLVFDKSARNMNPHVAMAGDITIVEAEEIVPLGSLDPEEIVVPGVFVNYIVPSEGVNWKWVWA, translated from the coding sequence ATGACAACTATTACGAATACATTCGATAAATTAAAAGAGATAGAGGAAGTAATTTCTTTATTCCACGATGATATGACATTAATGTTTGGGGGATTTGGGGGGATCGGATCCCCTCCATCTTTAATACAGGCGATTTTAGAAAAAGGAGTTACAAATTTAAATTTAATTGGGAATGATACGGGATTTCCTGATGTAGGAATCGGTCGTCTCGTTACAAATGAAAGAGTAAAATCATTAATTACTTCTCATATCGGTTCAAATCCAAATGCAGGAAGACAGCTAAACGAAGGAAGGTTACAAATTGAATTTTCTCCTCAAGGAACATTAGCAGAGCGTATTCGCGCTGGTGGTGTAGGACTTGGTGGCGTATTAGTTGATGTAGGTGTTGATACGATTGTAGAAGAGGGAAAACGTACAGTTGAAATGAATGGCAAGACATATTTAGTTGAAACAGCATTAACTGCTGAGGTTGCGATTGTATATGCGAAAAAAGCGGATCCATTTGGTAACCTTGTGTTTGATAAGAGCGCTCGTAACATGAACCCTCACGTTGCTATGGCCGGGGATATAACGATTGTAGAAGCAGAGGAAATCGTTCCACTTGGAAGTTTAGATCCAGAAGAAATTGTTGTCCCAGGAGTATTTGTAAATTATATCGTACCGTCGGAAGGAGTGAATTGGAAATGGGTATGGGCGTAG
- a CDS encoding CoA transferase subunit B has product MGMGVEVRDKIARRAAKEIQNGMIVNLGIGIPSLVPNHLPDDINVMFHAENGIVGMGPTPSKGNEDENLCNAAGLPTSLITGASYFDSCTAFGMIRKGLLDITILGSLQVSENGDLANWIVPGKRVPGIGGAMDLAQKAKRVVVVMNHVDKYGNAKIVSECTLPLTSKKCVDLIITDMAVMEVTEGGLILQELMSPYTVEDIKQHTEANFKIGSNLLVIE; this is encoded by the coding sequence ATGGGTATGGGCGTAGAAGTGAGAGATAAAATTGCTAGACGTGCGGCGAAAGAAATACAGAATGGAATGATTGTAAATTTAGGTATTGGTATACCATCGCTTGTACCAAATCATTTGCCTGACGATATAAACGTTATGTTTCATGCGGAAAATGGAATTGTAGGTATGGGACCTACGCCAAGTAAAGGAAATGAAGATGAAAATTTATGTAACGCAGCAGGTTTGCCAACTTCTCTTATTACAGGAGCAAGTTATTTTGATAGTTGCACAGCGTTTGGGATGATTCGAAAAGGTTTACTAGACATAACAATTCTTGGTTCATTACAAGTAAGTGAGAATGGTGATTTAGCGAACTGGATTGTTCCAGGAAAACGCGTTCCAGGTATTGGGGGAGCAATGGATTTAGCTCAAAAAGCGAAGCGGGTCGTTGTTGTGATGAATCATGTCGATAAATACGGAAATGCAAAAATTGTTTCGGAGTGTACATTACCATTAACTTCAAAAAAATGTGTAGATTTAATTATTACGGATATGGCAGTAATGGAAGTAACGGAGGGTGGACTTATTTTGCAAGAATTGATGAGCCCTTACACAGTGGAAGATATAAAGCAACATACAGAAGCAAATTTTAAAATTGGCTCTAATTTACTAGTAATTGAATGA
- a CDS encoding peptidase — MEQLKKQICDYIESQEEESVKFLKRLIQEKSVSGDESGAQAIVIEKLRELGLDLDIWEPSFSKMKDHPYFVSPRTSFSDSPNIVATLKGSGDGKSMILNGHIDVVPEGDVDQWDHHPYSGERIGNRIYGRGTTDMKGGNVALMLAMEAIIESRIELKGDIYFQSVIEEESGGAGTLATILRGYKADGVIIPEPTNMKFFPKQQGSMWFRLHVKGKAAHGGTRYEGVSAIEKSMFVVDHLRKLEEKRNNRITDPLFKGIPIPIPINIGKIEGGSWPSSVPDSLILEGRCGIAPNETIEAAKEEFENWITELNDVDNWFVENPVEVEWFGARWVPGELEENHELMTTLEHNFVEIEGNKPIIEASPWGTDGGLFTQIAGVPTIVFGPGETKVAHYPNEYIEVDKMIAAAKIIACTLLDWCEVKK; from the coding sequence ATGGAGCAATTAAAAAAACAAATTTGTGATTATATTGAGAGTCAAGAAGAAGAGAGCGTAAAATTTTTAAAACGATTAATTCAAGAAAAGAGCGTATCTGGTGATGAAAGTGGTGCACAGGCAATTGTGATTGAAAAATTGCGCGAGCTAGGTTTAGATCTTGATATTTGGGAACCTTCATTTTCTAAAATGAAAGATCATCCTTATTTTGTATCACCACGTACAAGTTTTTCGGATAGCCCGAACATTGTGGCAACCCTTAAAGGAAGCGGCGACGGGAAATCTATGATATTAAATGGACATATTGATGTTGTACCAGAAGGAGATGTGGACCAGTGGGACCATCATCCCTATAGTGGTGAGAGAATAGGAAATCGTATATACGGCCGTGGAACAACGGATATGAAAGGCGGCAATGTCGCGCTAATGCTTGCGATGGAAGCAATTATTGAATCTCGTATTGAATTAAAAGGAGATATTTATTTTCAAAGTGTAATAGAAGAAGAAAGCGGCGGAGCAGGAACATTAGCTACGATATTACGAGGATATAAAGCGGATGGTGTCATTATTCCAGAGCCGACAAATATGAAGTTTTTCCCGAAACAACAAGGTTCTATGTGGTTTCGTCTACATGTGAAAGGGAAAGCAGCGCATGGTGGAACACGTTATGAAGGAGTAAGTGCAATTGAAAAAAGTATGTTTGTTGTAGATCATTTGAGAAAGCTGGAAGAGAAGAGAAATAATCGAATTACAGATCCGTTATTTAAAGGAATCCCGATTCCAATTCCAATTAATATTGGAAAAATTGAAGGCGGGAGCTGGCCAAGTTCTGTTCCCGATTCGTTAATTTTAGAAGGAAGATGCGGTATTGCGCCGAATGAGACTATAGAGGCAGCAAAAGAAGAGTTTGAGAATTGGATTACGGAATTAAATGATGTGGACAATTGGTTTGTTGAAAATCCTGTAGAAGTAGAATGGTTTGGAGCAAGATGGGTTCCAGGTGAACTGGAAGAAAATCATGAGTTAATGACAACGCTCGAGCATAACTTCGTTGAAATCGAAGGGAACAAACCGATTATTGAAGCATCTCCGTGGGGGACTGATGGAGGCTTATTTACACAAATCGCAGGTGTACCAACGATAGTATTTGGCCCAGGGGAGACGAAAGTAGCGCATTATCCAAACGAATATATAGAAGTTGATAAAATGATAGCTGCCGCAAAAATTATTGCATGTACATTACTAGATTGGTGTGAGGTGAAAAAATGA
- the ablB gene encoding putative beta-lysine N-acetyltransferase: MKYYESFREQTNGYTVEGVLDYFNKRIRVDHYTGNVERIIQTIDELAEKHSFTKCIVKGKGEHVSTWLSFGFLLEATLPHYFQGHDAYFFVKFNNDERRNSSHWAEEDTILSGVKAKEVKEKIVPEKFLLRKATEEDAEELAAVFGEVFEVYPTPLNEASYVKQTMKEDDTIYYVYEFEGKIISTASAEMNIKEGNAELTNCATLPAYRKHGFMKSLLIKLEEELQEKSIFCSYTIARSLSFGMNAAFYQLGYTYTGRLANNCYIFDKLEDMNIWVKDLSK; this comes from the coding sequence ATGAAATACTATGAATCTTTTAGAGAACAGACGAATGGCTATACAGTAGAAGGTGTTTTGGACTATTTTAATAAACGTATTCGAGTAGACCACTACACAGGAAATGTTGAGAGGATTATCCAAACAATTGATGAATTAGCAGAGAAACATTCTTTCACTAAATGTATTGTTAAAGGAAAGGGAGAGCATGTTTCCACATGGCTCTCTTTCGGTTTTTTATTAGAAGCAACATTACCACATTATTTTCAAGGTCATGATGCATACTTTTTCGTGAAATTTAATAATGATGAAAGACGAAATAGTAGTCATTGGGCTGAGGAAGATACCATTTTAAGCGGTGTAAAAGCAAAAGAGGTAAAGGAAAAAATAGTCCCAGAGAAATTTCTATTAAGAAAAGCGACAGAAGAGGATGCAGAAGAATTAGCGGCTGTCTTTGGAGAAGTATTTGAAGTGTATCCAACTCCATTAAACGAAGCGAGTTATGTAAAACAAACGATGAAAGAAGACGATACAATTTACTATGTGTATGAATTCGAGGGGAAAATAATTAGTACAGCATCTGCAGAAATGAATATAAAAGAAGGAAATGCAGAATTAACGAATTGTGCTACTTTACCTGCATATCGTAAACATGGGTTTATGAAAAGTTTATTAATTAAGTTAGAAGAAGAACTTCAAGAGAAATCGATTTTCTGTTCTTATACAATTGCTCGATCGCTTTCTTTCGGAATGAATGCAGCCTTTTATCAGTTAGGCTATACGTATACAGGAAGATTGGCGAACAATTGCTACATTTTCGATAAGCTAGAAGA